Part of the Nicotiana sylvestris chromosome 2, ASM39365v2, whole genome shotgun sequence genome, tgctgacaattcaaatgccgagctacatatgcaacaatatctttattcatcctcctccaccaataattctgccgcaagtcctgatatatcttagcggcgcctagatgaatagaatatcgagaactgtgggcctcctctaggatCAACTCAcaaagcccatccatattaggaaCACAAATACGACCTTGcattctcaaaactccatcatctccaactgtaacctgcttggaatCACTGTGCTGCACTAGGTCTCTAAgaacaagcaaataagggtctccatactgccgctccctgatacgctcAAACAAGAAAGACCGAGCGACTATACAaacaaggctacccatactagctgacttcctactcaaagcatcggccaccacattggccttcccaggatgatacaagatggtgatatcatagtgtttcaacagctccaaccaccttctctgcctcaaattgagctctttctgcttgaacaaataatgcaaactcttatgatccgtgaacaccacacacgacatgccatatagatagtgcctccaaatcttcagcacgtgaacaatgactgctagctccaagtcatgaactggataattcctCTCGTGAGTCTTCACCTGctgtgaagcatatgcaataaccttgccaccctgcatcaacaccgcaccaagtccaatatgagatgcatcacaatatactgtatggggccctgaacctgtgggcaacaccaacattgGAACCGTAGTCAAatatgtcttgagcttctgaaagatcgcctcacgctcgtccgaccatctgaacggggaacccttctaggtcaacttggtcatcgCGGCTGCTATAGATAAAAAAACTTTCCACAAACTGACAGTAATTACCCGCCATActtaagaaactccggatctctgtagctgatctgggtctaggccagtccttgactgcctcaatcttcttaggatccacctgaataccctctgctaatacaaaGTGACCCTAGAAAGAaaatgaactcaaccaaaactcacacttcaaaaacttagcatataactggctatccctcagagtctgaagaacgatcTGAACATGccgctcatgctcctctcggctacAAAAGTAGactaagatatcatcaatgaaaacaatcacaaaggaatatagataaggcttgaacacccggtttaTCAAATACATAAATgatgctagggcatttgtcaaaccaaatgacatcacaagaaattcataatgcccatatcgagtctgaaaagttgtcttagggacgtcggatgccctaatcctcaagtGATGGTAaccagacctcaaatcgatcttcgaaacaccttggcaccctaaagctaatAAAAAAGTCATAAATCCTCGGcaactgccgatagtctatgcacatccttatcgacccatccttcttctttacaaacatcATCGGTGCACCCCAGGgcgacactaggtctaataaagcccttatcaagcaaatcttgcaacaaCTCCTTCAATTATTTCAAATCTGGCAAAGCCATGTGGTATgacggaatggaaatgggctgagtgcccagagccaaattaatgcaaaagtcaatatccctatcgggtggcatccctagATGTCTGTAGGAAATACCTTTGGGAACTCCCGAACAACTGAtacagaatccatggaaggaacctccgcactagaatcacaaacataagcCAAGTAAGCGAAATactccttctcgaccatatgccaagccttcatataagaaacaaccctactggtagaatgactaggagtccctctccattctaatCGAGGCAACCACGGAAAtactaaggtcacggtcttgttgtgatagtccaatatagcatgataaggtgacaaccaatccatccccaaaacccgattacccattcatccccgagcccaaatatataattggttttggaatccgacctcaatttgaggtccaaatccctaattttcggAATTCTTATGTTCTATCCAAAATCCCCTATTCCACCATAAAAAACTCTGGATTTTAGGATGAAAGCTTGTGAAAAGaagtaaaagattgaaagaaatgagttaagaatcaagcctttggaaaatcgcctcttgaggttttgaaaaatgagagagtgaatgaaaaatcccgtctaagtccaAACTTATCAGCtgcaaatgtcgcatttgcgacctgatctttgcatttgtgaagctcgcaaatgcgagtctgCAGGACCTGAAGCACACCGGCaatttctcttaagtcaaaatcactctgtagcctatctgaaactcacccaagccctcagggctccaaaccaaacatatacacaagtcttaaaacatcatacgaacttgctcgtgcgatcaaatcaccaaaataacgcctagaactacgaatttagcaccataTTGCATGAAAATTTCAAGATagttttaaaacttctattttctcaacccaaGGTCCAGA contains:
- the LOC138885900 gene encoding uncharacterized protein, producing the protein MKAWHMVEKEYFAYLAYVCDSSAEVPSMDSVSVVREFPKGHFVLAEGIQVDPKKIEAVKDWPRPRSATEIRSFLSMAGSGPHTVYCDASHIGLGAVLMQGGKVIAYASQQVKTHERNYPVHDLELAVIVHANVVADALSRKSASMGSLVCIVARSFLFERIRERQYGDPYLLVLRDLVQHSDSKQVTVGDDGVLRMQGRICVPNMDGLSRHLNCQQVKHEHQRSGGLLQKIEIREWKWERITMDFIVGLPRTQRKFDAVWVIMDRLTKLSYFISVAVSYSSKRLAEIYICKIVRLYGVPMSIIYDRGTQFTLHFLRAVQHELDTHVELSTIFHPQMDKQSKRTIHILEDMLRACVIDFGGSCVQFLLLPEFAYNKSYQLSIQMGPYKALYGRWCRSQLDGLGQGRLIY